The Microbulbifer sp. YPW1 genome contains a region encoding:
- a CDS encoding mannosyl-3-phosphoglycerate phosphatase, protein MTAKQQAPYPSTDIQWLIASDLDGTLLDHFSYSHQAADATLAGLEASGIPVILNSSKTRDEMLELRRALNNQHPFIVENGSAIFIPRGYFPHKPERAREEAGYWVLEPGARRDCILDFLKQDSEAHGAPYLNFAAASNADIVAATGLSHREAEKANQRGYSEPLLWQGDAQQKLAFTARANASGFATLQGGRFLHVLGQTDKGLATKLLKKTYQQYTDRECKLIASGDGPNDLDMLKVADIAVIVRSPAHQPPTLSHPSLIVTRETGPRGWAEAIAEIFAPDSASQERARP, encoded by the coding sequence ATGACTGCCAAACAGCAAGCGCCGTACCCATCCACCGATATTCAATGGCTGATCGCCAGTGACCTGGATGGCACCCTGCTGGACCACTTCAGTTACTCCCACCAAGCGGCGGATGCCACCCTGGCCGGGCTCGAAGCCAGTGGGATCCCGGTCATTCTCAACAGCAGCAAGACCCGCGATGAGATGCTCGAACTGCGCCGGGCTCTGAACAACCAGCACCCGTTTATCGTGGAAAATGGCTCGGCGATTTTCATTCCCCGCGGTTACTTCCCCCACAAGCCGGAACGGGCCCGTGAAGAAGCGGGCTACTGGGTGTTAGAACCCGGTGCGCGCCGGGACTGTATCCTCGATTTCCTGAAACAGGATAGCGAGGCCCACGGCGCCCCCTATTTAAACTTCGCCGCCGCATCCAACGCGGATATTGTGGCTGCCACTGGGCTCTCCCACAGGGAGGCCGAAAAGGCCAATCAGCGCGGCTACTCTGAACCCCTGCTGTGGCAGGGAGATGCGCAGCAGAAACTGGCTTTTACCGCACGCGCCAATGCCTCCGGGTTTGCCACCCTACAAGGGGGCCGCTTCCTGCATGTACTGGGCCAGACGGACAAAGGCCTGGCCACCAAACTGCTGAAAAAAACCTATCAGCAGTACACCGATCGAGAATGCAAGTTAATCGCCAGTGGCGACGGTCCCAATGACCTCGACATGCTCAAGGTCGCAGATATCGCCGTCATTGTGCGCTCGCCCGCGCACCAGCCCCCCACCCTTTCCCACCCTTCACTGATCGTCACCCGTGAAACCGGGCCCCGGGGTTGGGCGGAGGCCATCGCAGAAATTTTCGCCCCGGACTCCGCGTCCCAGGAGCGGGCCCGCCCTTAA
- a CDS encoding glycosyl transferase encodes MTDFFQNGDITTLHNLSNRSLEDMEADLIRFSKHRPMSLLLPSLYSELEGEALPKILKILSEVPYLSEIVIGLDRADESQYRDALKQFSVLPQHVRVLWNDGPRLRELDAQLQRDGLAPKDAGKGRNVWYCLGYILASRRGEAIALHDCDIVTYDRAMLARLFYPVANPNFNYEFCKGYYSRVANGKINGRVCRLLVTPLIRTLKKIYGHTPYLEYMDSFRYSLAGEFSFRRDVINDLRIPSDWGLEIGVLSEMHRNYSTNRLCQVDIAHAYDHKHQDVSFDDEHGGLSKMSIDIAKSFFRKLATQGTVFSSETFRSIKATYFRVALDFVETYRNDAIINGLNFDIHKEEQTVELFASNLVKAGQAFLDNPMETPFIPSWNRITSAEPGFLKQLKQAVETDYEEYNV; translated from the coding sequence GTGACCGACTTTTTCCAGAATGGCGACATCACGACCCTGCACAACCTCTCCAACCGCAGCCTGGAAGACATGGAGGCGGACCTGATCCGTTTCTCCAAGCATCGCCCCATGTCCCTGCTGCTGCCCTCGCTCTATTCGGAACTCGAAGGCGAGGCCCTGCCAAAGATTCTGAAAATCCTCTCCGAAGTGCCCTATCTGTCAGAAATCGTCATTGGCCTGGACCGCGCCGATGAATCCCAGTATCGCGACGCACTCAAACAGTTCAGTGTGTTGCCCCAGCATGTGCGGGTACTGTGGAACGATGGTCCGCGCCTGCGGGAACTGGACGCGCAGCTGCAGCGGGACGGGCTGGCGCCCAAGGATGCCGGCAAGGGCCGCAATGTATGGTATTGCCTGGGATACATACTGGCGTCGCGCCGGGGGGAAGCCATTGCACTGCACGACTGCGATATCGTCACCTACGACCGCGCCATGCTCGCGCGCCTGTTCTACCCCGTGGCCAACCCCAACTTCAACTACGAGTTCTGCAAGGGGTATTACTCCCGCGTGGCCAACGGCAAAATCAATGGCCGTGTGTGTCGACTGCTGGTCACCCCGTTGATCCGTACCCTGAAAAAAATCTACGGACATACGCCCTACCTGGAATATATGGACAGCTTCCGCTATTCCCTCGCCGGTGAATTTTCTTTTCGCCGCGACGTAATCAATGATCTGCGGATTCCCAGTGACTGGGGATTGGAGATCGGCGTACTTTCGGAAATGCACCGCAATTACTCAACCAACCGCTTGTGCCAGGTGGATATTGCCCACGCCTACGATCACAAGCACCAGGATGTTTCATTCGACGATGAACACGGCGGCCTGTCCAAAATGTCCATCGACATCGCCAAGTCGTTTTTCCGCAAGCTGGCCACCCAGGGCACCGTGTTCTCGTCAGAGACTTTCCGCAGTATCAAGGCCACCTATTTTCGTGTGGCCCTGGACTTTGTGGAAACCTATCGCAATGACGCCATCATTAATGGCCTGAATTTTGATATCCATAAGGAAGAGCAGACGGTGGAACTCTTCGCCAGCAACCTGGTGAAAGCCGGGCAGGCGTTTCTCGATAACCCGATGGAGACGCCATTCATTCCCAGCTGGAACCGGATTACCAGCGCCGAGCCGGGCTTCCTGAAGCAGCTGAAACAGGCGGTGGAGACGGACTACGAAGAGTACAACGTCTGA
- a CDS encoding sugar phosphorylase, whose translation MSHSNSHVPIKEVLHQKVVDHLTFIYPKLEIEPIAQDLIRTMRLDEDCQSPLAHKNLWDQTDIAVITYGNSIINGNQPPLKTLHHFLHTHFPMLINTVHILPFFPYTSDDGFAVSAYKQVDPPLGDWNDILRISTDFHLMADLVINHCSAQHDWFLNYQKGEDPGSDFFVEMDPKEDLSKVVRPRVTPLLRATTTPRGTRHVWCTFGHDQIDLNFANPKVLAKIVDIIRLYLDMGVRVFRLDAVAFIWKELGTNCLNLAETHEIVRLLRTLIEHANPNAVIITETNIPNQENLSYFGNANEAHCIYNFSLPPLLVNTLVTGNCRYLKNWLMSMPPAQNGTTYFNFIASHDGIGLRPVEGLLEDSEQEALIQTMENFGGQISWRALDDGSNKPYEINISLIDALKGTTEGEDEWQLRRFICAHAIMLALEGIPAFYLHSLTGTTNDYERMKEHGHNRAINRRQWQEHELNEVLADPESHHHHVFHQLRKLIQLRRDQPAFHPNATQFTLHLGDQVFAFWRQSLDRRQSIFCLNNISDQPQTISLNAINLIGTDEWKDLISDVTFHDMLATLTLDPYQTLWISNRW comes from the coding sequence GTGAGCCATTCCAACTCTCATGTTCCGATCAAGGAGGTTCTCCACCAGAAGGTGGTGGACCACCTGACCTTCATCTATCCGAAGCTGGAGATCGAGCCCATTGCGCAAGATCTGATCCGCACCATGCGCCTGGATGAGGACTGCCAGAGCCCCCTGGCCCACAAGAACCTCTGGGACCAGACGGATATTGCCGTCATCACCTACGGCAACAGCATCATCAATGGCAACCAGCCCCCGCTTAAGACCCTGCACCATTTTCTGCATACGCACTTCCCGATGCTGATCAATACGGTGCATATTCTGCCGTTCTTCCCCTACACAAGTGACGACGGATTTGCGGTATCCGCTTACAAGCAAGTGGATCCTCCGCTCGGGGACTGGAACGATATTCTGCGTATCAGCACGGACTTTCACCTGATGGCGGACCTCGTCATCAACCACTGCTCGGCGCAGCACGACTGGTTCCTGAACTACCAGAAAGGAGAGGATCCCGGCAGTGACTTCTTCGTGGAGATGGACCCGAAAGAAGATCTCAGCAAAGTGGTTCGACCCAGGGTCACCCCACTTCTGCGGGCCACCACTACCCCCCGCGGTACCCGCCACGTGTGGTGCACATTCGGCCACGACCAGATCGACCTGAACTTCGCCAACCCCAAGGTGCTGGCCAAAATCGTCGACATTATCCGCCTGTACCTGGACATGGGCGTACGGGTGTTCCGGCTGGATGCGGTGGCGTTTATCTGGAAAGAACTGGGCACCAACTGCCTGAACCTGGCAGAAACCCATGAGATCGTACGTCTGCTACGCACGCTGATCGAACACGCCAACCCCAATGCGGTGATCATTACCGAAACCAATATTCCAAATCAGGAGAATCTTTCGTACTTCGGCAATGCCAACGAAGCCCACTGTATCTACAACTTCTCCCTGCCGCCCCTGCTGGTCAACACGCTGGTCACCGGCAACTGCCGGTACCTGAAAAACTGGCTGATGAGCATGCCGCCGGCACAAAACGGCACCACCTATTTCAACTTCATCGCTTCCCACGATGGTATTGGCTTGCGCCCGGTAGAGGGGCTACTCGAAGACAGTGAACAGGAAGCACTGATCCAGACCATGGAAAACTTTGGCGGCCAGATTTCCTGGCGCGCCCTGGATGACGGCAGTAACAAGCCCTACGAGATCAATATTTCGCTGATTGACGCCCTCAAAGGGACCACCGAGGGAGAAGACGAGTGGCAATTGCGACGCTTTATCTGCGCACATGCCATTATGCTGGCTCTGGAAGGTATTCCCGCGTTTTACCTGCACAGCTTAACGGGCACCACCAACGACTACGAGCGGATGAAAGAGCACGGGCACAACCGCGCCATCAATCGCCGCCAGTGGCAGGAACATGAGCTGAACGAAGTGCTGGCCGACCCGGAAAGTCACCACCACCATGTGTTCCATCAGCTGCGCAAACTGATCCAGCTGCGGAGGGACCAGCCGGCCTTCCACCCCAACGCCACGCAGTTCACACTGCACCTGGGGGATCAGGTATTTGCCTTCTGGCGCCAGAGCCTGGACCGCAGACAGAGCATTTTCTGCCTGAATAATATCTCCGATCAGCCCCAGACCATTTCGCTCAACGCCATCAATCTGATTGGCACCGATGAATGGAAGGACCTGATCAGCGATGTCACCTTCCACGATATGCTGGCCACGCTAACCCTGGACCCCTACCAGACACTGTGGATCAGCAACCGCTGGTAA
- a CDS encoding MFS transporter: protein MLSQLNWRRPEILLLLLALAMPLSFGVWQALLNNFVIERAQFTGAEIGLLQSVREIPGFLAFTVVFVLFLVREQRLAFISLIATGVGVALTGYFPSTVGLLCTTLLMSVGFHYYEALKTSLALQWLPKETSAIWLGRIVAAGSFASLAAYGLVWFASDKLQLDYTWIYLLGGGITVAIVAALWLMFPAFEQPHVQHRKIILRKRYWLYYALTFMSGARRQIFVVFAGFLMVEKFGYSVAEIAQLFIANHLLNLYLAPKIGRFIVRFGERRALTLEYIGLIIVFGGYAIVETATAAAALYIIDHLFFSMAIAIKTYFQKIVDDRDIASSAAVSFTINHIAAVVIPVMFGLMWLASPAAVFWCGAAMAAGSLLLAQNIPALPAAGNEVRWGRGATSAAL from the coding sequence ATGCTTTCCCAACTCAACTGGCGTCGACCGGAAATCCTGTTATTGCTGCTGGCGCTGGCAATGCCGCTTTCCTTTGGTGTGTGGCAGGCGCTGCTGAACAATTTTGTGATCGAGCGTGCGCAATTTACCGGTGCGGAAATCGGTCTGCTGCAGAGTGTGCGGGAGATACCCGGATTCCTCGCGTTTACCGTGGTATTCGTACTGTTTCTGGTCCGCGAGCAGCGCCTGGCTTTTATCTCATTGATCGCGACCGGGGTGGGGGTAGCGCTGACCGGCTATTTTCCTTCCACCGTTGGCCTGTTGTGCACCACTCTGCTGATGTCGGTGGGTTTCCATTATTACGAGGCCCTGAAAACGTCACTGGCCCTGCAGTGGTTGCCCAAAGAGACCTCGGCCATCTGGCTCGGGCGCATTGTGGCGGCGGGCTCTTTTGCGTCTCTCGCGGCTTACGGGCTGGTGTGGTTTGCCTCGGACAAGCTGCAGCTGGATTACACCTGGATTTATTTGCTGGGTGGCGGGATCACTGTCGCGATTGTTGCTGCGCTTTGGCTGATGTTTCCTGCATTCGAACAACCCCATGTGCAGCACCGCAAGATTATTTTGCGCAAACGCTACTGGCTGTATTACGCGCTGACTTTTATGAGCGGTGCCCGCCGCCAGATATTTGTGGTGTTTGCCGGATTCCTGATGGTGGAGAAATTTGGCTACAGCGTGGCGGAGATTGCCCAGCTGTTTATCGCCAACCACCTGCTCAACCTGTACTTGGCGCCCAAGATCGGTCGATTCATTGTGCGTTTCGGCGAGCGCCGGGCCCTGACGCTCGAATATATTGGCCTGATTATTGTCTTCGGCGGTTACGCGATCGTGGAAACGGCCACCGCGGCCGCGGCGTTATACATTATCGATCACCTGTTTTTCTCCATGGCCATCGCGATCAAAACCTACTTCCAGAAAATAGTGGATGACCGGGATATCGCCTCGTCTGCGGCAGTAAGCTTTACCATCAACCATATCGCAGCGGTGGTGATTCCAGTGATGTTCGGTTTGATGTGGTTGGCCTCGCCGGCAGCGGTGTTCTGGTGCGGTGCGGCCATGGCCGCGGGATCTCTGCTGCTGGCTCAGAACATCCCGGCGCTACCGGCGGCGGGAAATGAAGTGCGTTGGGGACGGGGAGCGACGTCCGCCGCGCTGTAA
- a CDS encoding MFS transporter: MAFPALAARLRTFLLGYSGTSLATGLQVVLLPWIAVALVELPALQLGWVQASVLLPNLVFLLFGGALADRFDSARVAALSCLGLGLCHTALAYYLLDRLPSLHLLLLYGVSLGICTAFLQPARDNLVQRCARTPEDGRARLSEARVQHTVTWMMLAQYGGQAVGMLLASRFDHWGAELLLMIQVGVLLAAALFFFSLRHLGPAPHAARQKLPRALLEGFAEVKNSRAIFELVLLVGFNGLVHIGVFLVVLPLMAESYGRGASYYATLQIAFVLGTVVATVTMLRRGQGDTPGRGVLMCLLYSAALLIAISFGPTAYGLMFLCACWGAVAAASAALGKSIVQLLAPEQVRSRIISIYQLSLFGCAAIGALVAGAISEFSAPLTTLWWAGIFSLVAFVLAWLSGALRQLRIHQSDSAEN; the protein is encoded by the coding sequence ATGGCATTTCCCGCACTGGCCGCACGGCTGCGAACATTTTTGCTGGGCTATAGCGGCACCTCACTGGCCACCGGCCTGCAGGTAGTACTGCTGCCGTGGATCGCGGTGGCGTTGGTCGAACTGCCGGCCCTGCAGCTGGGCTGGGTCCAGGCATCGGTACTGCTACCCAATTTGGTTTTTCTTCTGTTTGGCGGCGCACTCGCAGACCGCTTCGATTCCGCGCGTGTGGCGGCACTGTCCTGTCTCGGCCTGGGCCTGTGTCATACGGCGCTGGCTTACTACCTGTTGGATCGACTTCCCAGCCTTCATCTTCTATTGCTATACGGCGTGAGCCTTGGCATCTGCACCGCATTCCTGCAGCCGGCCCGGGATAATCTGGTACAGCGGTGTGCGCGCACACCTGAAGATGGCCGCGCACGCCTGAGTGAAGCGCGGGTTCAGCATACAGTGACCTGGATGATGCTGGCCCAGTACGGTGGCCAAGCGGTGGGAATGCTACTGGCAAGCCGCTTTGATCACTGGGGCGCGGAACTTTTGTTGATGATCCAGGTAGGTGTTCTGCTCGCCGCCGCACTGTTTTTCTTTTCCCTGCGTCATCTGGGGCCGGCACCACACGCGGCCCGTCAGAAGCTGCCGCGGGCATTGCTTGAGGGGTTTGCCGAGGTAAAAAACAGCCGTGCGATTTTCGAACTGGTACTGCTTGTGGGATTCAACGGCCTGGTACATATCGGCGTATTCCTGGTGGTGCTGCCACTGATGGCGGAAAGCTACGGTCGCGGAGCCAGTTATTACGCGACCCTGCAGATTGCATTTGTACTGGGAACCGTCGTGGCGACCGTGACCATGTTGCGCCGGGGGCAGGGCGATACGCCCGGGCGCGGTGTGCTGATGTGCCTGCTCTACAGCGCTGCATTACTGATCGCCATAAGTTTTGGCCCCACGGCCTATGGGCTGATGTTCCTGTGCGCTTGCTGGGGCGCGGTAGCTGCTGCCTCTGCGGCGCTGGGCAAGTCGATTGTGCAATTGCTGGCTCCAGAGCAGGTGCGCAGCCGGATCATTTCGATCTATCAATTGTCGCTGTTCGGGTGTGCGGCGATTGGCGCGCTGGTGGCGGGCGCTATCAGTGAGTTTTCCGCCCCGCTGACTACCCTGTGGTGGGCCGGTATTTTCAGCCTGGTGGCTTTTGTACTTGCCTGGCTCAGCGGTGCCCTCCGTCAACTGCGTATCCATCAATCTGATTCTGCAGAGAACTGA
- a CDS encoding DUF3488 and transglutaminase-like domain-containing protein, protein MSGGVSQLESLLPRESLLWIFAAQLVVLLPHSAHLPLWLLGGWCLAVYWRLEVFRGRREMPGRMVKLLAVSLALAGLVLTYRRWFALEPMVALLAVSFTLKNIELVSRRDALLSLLLAYFLAATLFVFEQTIPYALYGILCVVIITAALIAQQGLGSARPGRALGLSAKLLAQAMPVMLVLFVVVPRLGPLWAVPQNSNSASTGISDSMSPGDLSELSKSAKPALRISFDGPVPPPEQRYWRGLVYTHFDGRSWSEPGADRGGLYWGRSGQGNRGHGRSLRGEDTDASERPLPAVGPRYRYQVIQEPSNSPWLFALARPHSETRGVRETGDDTLVYKTPVASRLAYDVRSWPRDNTGSDRLDALERRSHLQLPAQGNPRARAWARARRDEGLSAEAISDALLNLYNRRFTYTLRPPTLGGDSVDEFLFATREGFCEHFASSYVFTMRAAGVPARVVAGYQGGEWVEQEEYLLVRQYDAHAWAEIWLPARGWVRVDPTAAVAPERIRDGLQSAAADEFMQDSLVPLHKFAFVSRLRLQWDMVNYRWYKTVVSFDSERQQGLLRRILGEVSPLRMALFIGLPMLLALLCLFVWLKLSSRGPALPTSSRLYLRFCQRMAGAGLARNPGETPGDYARRIERELPRLGPMAARITSAYEKAAYGDDEQAEKQLRRLLRTFWPLRLARGTLRHTDSPTEGQSVGQ, encoded by the coding sequence ATGAGCGGGGGTGTCAGTCAGCTGGAATCACTGCTGCCGCGGGAGAGCCTGCTATGGATTTTTGCCGCGCAGCTGGTGGTACTCCTGCCGCATTCTGCACACTTGCCTCTTTGGCTGCTAGGTGGCTGGTGCCTTGCCGTTTACTGGCGCCTGGAAGTGTTTCGCGGGCGGCGCGAGATGCCCGGGCGGATGGTCAAGCTACTGGCGGTCTCCCTGGCGCTGGCCGGCCTGGTGCTCACTTACCGGCGCTGGTTTGCCCTGGAGCCCATGGTGGCGCTTCTGGCGGTATCTTTTACCTTAAAAAATATCGAGCTGGTGAGTCGACGGGACGCCCTGCTGAGCCTGCTGCTGGCGTATTTCCTCGCCGCCACCCTGTTCGTGTTTGAGCAGACGATTCCCTATGCGCTGTACGGCATTCTGTGTGTTGTGATCATCACTGCTGCGCTGATCGCGCAGCAGGGTCTTGGCAGTGCGCGCCCGGGCAGGGCGCTGGGATTGTCGGCCAAGCTGCTGGCGCAGGCGATGCCGGTGATGCTGGTGCTGTTTGTAGTGGTGCCGCGCCTCGGCCCCTTGTGGGCGGTGCCTCAGAACAGTAACTCGGCGAGTACCGGCATCAGTGACTCCATGAGCCCCGGGGACCTGAGCGAATTGTCCAAGTCCGCCAAGCCGGCCCTGCGCATCAGTTTTGACGGCCCCGTGCCGCCGCCGGAGCAGCGCTACTGGCGGGGGTTGGTATATACCCACTTCGACGGCCGCAGCTGGAGTGAGCCCGGCGCTGATAGGGGTGGACTCTATTGGGGGCGCTCGGGGCAGGGTAACCGCGGTCATGGGCGCAGCCTCCGGGGCGAGGATACCGACGCCAGTGAGCGACCACTTCCCGCAGTGGGGCCGCGCTACCGTTACCAGGTTATTCAGGAGCCCAGCAACTCTCCCTGGTTGTTCGCCCTGGCCCGGCCGCATTCGGAGACCCGCGGCGTGCGCGAAACTGGTGACGATACCCTGGTGTACAAGACACCGGTGGCAAGCAGGCTCGCCTACGATGTGCGCTCCTGGCCTCGCGATAATACGGGTAGCGATCGGCTGGACGCGCTGGAGCGACGCAGTCATCTGCAGTTGCCCGCACAGGGCAATCCCCGGGCTCGGGCCTGGGCTCGGGCCCGGCGCGATGAAGGTTTGAGTGCCGAGGCCATTTCCGACGCCTTGCTGAATCTCTACAACCGCCGTTTCACCTACACCCTGCGGCCACCCACTCTGGGTGGCGACAGTGTGGATGAATTCCTGTTTGCCACCCGCGAGGGTTTCTGTGAGCACTTTGCCAGTAGTTACGTCTTTACCATGCGTGCGGCTGGGGTTCCGGCCCGTGTAGTGGCTGGTTATCAGGGCGGCGAGTGGGTGGAGCAGGAGGAATATTTGCTGGTGCGCCAGTACGATGCCCACGCTTGGGCGGAAATCTGGCTGCCGGCACGGGGCTGGGTGCGAGTGGATCCGACGGCGGCGGTCGCACCGGAGCGGATTCGCGATGGTCTGCAGAGTGCTGCCGCTGACGAATTTATGCAGGATTCGCTGGTTCCTCTGCACAAATTCGCGTTTGTCTCCCGGCTGCGGTTGCAGTGGGACATGGTCAACTATCGCTGGTACAAGACGGTAGTGAGTTTCGATAGTGAGCGGCAGCAGGGATTACTGCGAAGAATACTGGGGGAGGTTTCTCCCTTGCGGATGGCATTGTTTATCGGGTTGCCCATGCTGCTGGCGCTGCTGTGTTTATTCGTGTGGCTGAAGCTATCCAGCCGCGGCCCGGCACTGCCAACTAGTAGCCGGCTGTATCTGCGCTTCTGCCAGCGCATGGCCGGTGCCGGGCTGGCGCGCAATCCCGGTGAAACCCCCGGGGATTACGCCCGCAGGATCGAGCGCGAATTGCCGCGCCTCGGTCCGATGGCCGCGCGCATTACCAGCGCGTACGAAAAAGCTGCCTATGGGGATGACGAGCAAGCGGAAAAACAGTTGCGGCGTCTGCTGCGGACTTTCTGGCCTCTGCGCCTGGCCCGGGGGACCCTGCGGCACACTGACAGCCCCACAGAAGGTCAATCTGTGGGACAATAG
- a CDS encoding DUF58 domain-containing protein: protein MLEKRFANSSDTPAETGQTAIRPLFRARWLRWLDRRLPAARRVTLDHRKLFVLPTGAGMGFLLVIFLLWLLGTNYENNLVFAVAFLLVGLFVVLPVHTFANLSGLELQLLDTEPAFAGDFGRARMALRKTGKRSHERVRLAWPPEEGIIADVIESDAREVHLDLPLLQRGRVRAPRIYVHSRFPLGLFTCWSWVDLDVEFLVYPQPRPAGPLPFGASVGEGEQLQSFARSGEDFAGLKNYQPGDSLRHVAWKQYAGGRDLYSKEYASGSDQHLWLDWDLLGGRDVETRLSNLCAWVLEADRAQVPYGLRIPGQTIAPDLGTAHRQQVLTRLALFPVQGVSQ, encoded by the coding sequence GTGCTCGAAAAACGCTTTGCAAACAGCAGCGACACACCCGCGGAAACCGGCCAAACGGCAATTCGGCCGCTGTTCCGCGCGCGCTGGTTGCGCTGGCTGGACCGCCGACTGCCCGCCGCCCGCCGGGTTACCCTGGATCACCGCAAACTCTTCGTACTGCCCACCGGCGCAGGCATGGGATTCCTGCTGGTAATTTTCCTGTTGTGGCTGCTCGGCACCAATTACGAAAACAACCTCGTGTTTGCTGTCGCATTCCTGCTGGTAGGGTTGTTTGTGGTGCTGCCGGTGCACACCTTTGCCAACCTGTCCGGTCTGGAACTGCAGCTGTTGGATACAGAGCCCGCGTTTGCCGGCGATTTCGGGCGGGCCAGGATGGCTTTGCGCAAGACCGGCAAGCGCAGCCACGAGCGCGTGCGCCTGGCGTGGCCACCGGAGGAAGGCATTATTGCCGACGTCATTGAAAGCGATGCCCGTGAGGTCCACCTCGATCTCCCACTGCTACAGCGGGGGCGTGTGCGCGCACCGCGGATCTATGTACACAGCCGTTTTCCACTCGGGCTGTTCACCTGCTGGAGTTGGGTTGATCTGGATGTGGAGTTCCTGGTGTATCCGCAACCCAGGCCCGCTGGACCACTGCCTTTCGGCGCCAGTGTGGGGGAGGGTGAGCAGCTGCAGTCCTTTGCCCGCAGTGGTGAAGACTTTGCCGGACTGAAAAATTATCAGCCGGGGGACTCCCTGCGGCATGTGGCTTGGAAGCAGTACGCCGGGGGGCGCGACCTCTACAGTAAGGAATACGCCTCCGGCAGCGATCAGCATCTGTGGCTGGACTGGGACCTGCTGGGAGGCCGAGATGTGGAAACCCGCCTCAGCAACCTCTGTGCCTGGGTGCTGGAGGCGGATCGCGCGCAGGTCCCCTACGGCTTGCGTATCCCCGGGCAGACCATAGCGCCCGACCTTGGCACCGCGCACCGGCAGCAGGTACTCACTCGCCTGGCGTTGTTCCCGGTTCAGGGGGTCAGTCAATGA
- a CDS encoding MoxR family ATPase, translated as MQKIISAIVADIGKVLLGKEHQVKLALACLLARGHLLIEDLPGMGKTTLAHALAQVLGLSYKRVQFTSDMLPADILGVSIFERDSGQFRFHEGPVFSQLLLADEINRSSPKTQSALLEAMEERQVSIDGETRALPEPFFVIATQNPLQQSGTFVLPESQLDRFLMRISLGYPTREAERALFQGVDPRAQLAQLEPRINSEGLRKLQSLVGQVKASESLLDYLERLVLHSRQSPECAVGLSPRGALALLHAARAWALIHNRGHLLPEDLQAVLPAVAGHRLQTDGTDGTQLVERMMHQVDIIAA; from the coding sequence GTGCAAAAAATCATTTCCGCGATTGTTGCCGATATCGGCAAGGTCCTTCTGGGTAAAGAGCATCAGGTAAAACTGGCTTTGGCCTGCCTGCTGGCCCGCGGGCACCTGTTGATCGAAGACCTGCCCGGTATGGGCAAAACCACATTGGCGCACGCGTTGGCACAGGTCCTCGGCCTCAGCTACAAGCGCGTCCAGTTCACCAGCGATATGCTGCCCGCCGATATTCTCGGCGTGAGTATTTTCGAGCGCGACTCCGGTCAGTTCCGCTTCCACGAAGGCCCTGTTTTCAGCCAGTTGCTGCTTGCTGATGAGATCAACCGCAGCTCTCCCAAAACCCAGAGTGCGCTGCTTGAAGCCATGGAAGAGCGTCAGGTCAGTATCGACGGCGAAACCCGCGCGTTGCCCGAGCCCTTTTTCGTCATCGCCACCCAGAATCCACTGCAGCAATCCGGTACTTTCGTATTGCCGGAATCCCAGCTCGACCGCTTTCTGATGCGTATCAGCCTCGGATACCCCACTCGTGAGGCCGAGCGCGCGCTGTTTCAGGGTGTTGACCCGCGCGCACAACTTGCCCAGCTCGAACCCCGTATCAACAGCGAAGGGCTGCGCAAGCTGCAGTCCCTGGTGGGGCAGGTAAAGGCATCCGAGTCCCTGCTCGATTATCTGGAGCGCCTGGTGCTGCACAGTCGTCAGAGCCCCGAATGTGCGGTGGGCCTTTCCCCGCGTGGGGCCCTGGCCCTGCTGCATGCGGCCCGCGCCTGGGCCCTTATCCATAACCGCGGCCACCTGCTGCCGGAAGACCTTCAGGCCGTATTGCCCGCCGTTGCAGGTCACCGCCTGCAGACGGATGGCACCGACGGCACACAGCTGGTGGAACGCATGATGCACCAGGTGGACATCATCGCCGCCTGA